Proteins encoded by one window of Nocardia goodfellowii:
- a CDS encoding DUF2599 domain-containing protein, translating to MPKHLWLGAAALAAVLALTGCGSDAERVSEPAPTITSPTAAPLRTAATPPVDPYAGLPLIERVEWTEAVDGPRLLVFPAPAGRKTSHPGSDERAWQEVVRGAPDAETPGMRDQFICHWVWARLVQPNKPSWNLEPWRPAVGYQATVDASCNPGGPER from the coding sequence GTGCCGAAACACCTGTGGCTCGGTGCCGCGGCGCTGGCCGCTGTCCTCGCGCTGACAGGTTGCGGCTCGGACGCGGAACGGGTATCGGAGCCGGCGCCGACCATCACGTCGCCCACTGCCGCTCCCCTCCGTACGGCCGCTACTCCCCCTGTCGATCCCTACGCCGGTCTCCCTCTGATCGAGCGCGTCGAATGGACCGAAGCCGTCGACGGTCCGCGGCTGCTGGTCTTCCCGGCACCGGCCGGGCGCAAGACCAGCCATCCCGGATCCGACGAACGGGCCTGGCAGGAAGTGGTTCGAGGGGCGCCGGACGCCGAGACGCCGGGGATGCGCGACCAATTCATCTGTCACTGGGTATGGGCCCGCCTGGTACAGCCGAACAAGCCGAGCTGGAATCTCGAGCCTTGGCGGCCGGCGGTCGGATACCAGGCGACGGTGGATGCCTCGTGTAATCCCGGCGGCCCGGAGCGCTGA
- a CDS encoding helix-turn-helix domain-containing protein, which yields MIAEPDDDGRVQSVVAERGPTVLRIALGGQLRKLRESCNITREAAGDAIRGSHAKISRLELGRTGFKERDIRDLLTLYGITDPEERERFLDLARRANEPGWWHRYSDLLPSWFGTYLGLEQAASKIRTYEAHLVPGLLQTPDYARAVLSLGSDDADTDRRVAVRQHRQELLYRVDPPVLWAVIDEAALHRPVGGPGVHRDQMRHLCKLAALPNVTVQVLPYAAGEHAAAGSSFSILRFSERELPDIVYLEHLTSALYLDRRQDLEMYLTVMDRLSVQSLPPDKSIELITNYAADL from the coding sequence ATGATCGCAGAACCCGATGACGACGGTCGTGTGCAATCGGTTGTCGCGGAACGTGGTCCGACTGTGCTTCGGATCGCGCTCGGCGGACAGTTACGAAAACTCCGGGAGAGTTGCAACATCACCCGGGAGGCCGCGGGCGACGCGATCCGTGGATCGCACGCCAAGATAAGTCGTCTCGAGTTGGGCCGCACCGGCTTCAAAGAACGAGACATCCGAGACCTGCTGACGCTCTACGGAATCACCGATCCCGAAGAACGCGAGCGGTTCCTCGATCTGGCCAGGCGGGCGAACGAACCCGGCTGGTGGCATCGCTACAGTGACCTGCTGCCGTCGTGGTTCGGCACCTACCTCGGCTTGGAGCAGGCGGCGAGCAAGATCCGTACCTACGAAGCGCATTTGGTGCCGGGGCTGTTGCAGACGCCCGACTATGCGCGGGCCGTGCTGTCGCTTGGAAGCGACGACGCCGATACCGATCGGCGCGTCGCCGTGCGGCAGCACCGCCAAGAGTTGCTGTACCGCGTGGATCCGCCGGTGCTGTGGGCCGTGATCGATGAAGCCGCGCTGCATCGACCGGTCGGCGGCCCGGGTGTGCATCGCGATCAGATGCGGCACCTGTGCAAGCTCGCCGCCCTGCCGAATGTCACCGTGCAGGTGCTGCCTTATGCGGCGGGCGAGCATGCGGCCGCGGGTAGCTCGTTCAGCATTCTGCGCTTCTCCGAGCGCGAGCTGCCTGACATCGTCTACCTCGAACACCTCACCAGCGCCCTGTATTTGGATCGCCGGCAGGATCTCGAGATGTATCTGACCGTGATGGACCGTTTGAGCGTGCAGTCGCTGCCACCGGACAAGTCCATCGAGCTGATCACCAACTACGCGGCGGATCTATAG
- a CDS encoding DUF397 domain-containing protein, translating into MSDTTTRTIESAWRKSSFSGPSGGNCVELAQASGGLVAMRNSRDPEGAMIFYTRPEIDAFVRGAKAGEFDDLTC; encoded by the coding sequence ATGTCTGACACCACCACACGCACCATCGAAAGCGCCTGGCGTAAGAGCTCGTTCAGCGGCCCCAGCGGCGGCAACTGCGTCGAACTGGCGCAGGCCTCCGGCGGTCTGGTGGCCATGCGTAACTCGCGTGACCCCGAGGGTGCGATGATCTTCTACACCCGTCCGGAGATCGACGCGTTCGTCCGCGGCGCGAAGGCAGGAGAATTCGACGATCTGACTTGCTGA
- a CDS encoding SAM-dependent methyltransferase — MPEDHAPLIRTDIPHSARIWNYWMGGKDYYEIDRIAGDAGLEVDPDISTMAVQSRQFLIRAVKFLAKEHGISQFLDIGTGLPTMQNTHEVAQSVTPTAKIVYVDNDPLVLTHARALLTSTTAEGVTTYIDADYHYPEQIIADAKNVLNFQEPIGVMFMGVLGHARTYEDMRRIVDTVMAAVPSGSYLVLWDGTDDSKAYVTLCENYTGTGGTPYIPRPQEMIRAAFEGLEMVEPGFVSITEWRADATEVGESRPISAYGGVARKP; from the coding sequence ATGCCTGAAGACCACGCCCCACTGATCCGGACCGATATCCCGCATTCGGCTCGCATCTGGAACTACTGGATGGGGGGCAAGGACTATTACGAAATCGATCGGATCGCGGGCGACGCCGGCCTCGAAGTCGATCCCGACATCAGCACCATGGCCGTGCAGTCGAGACAGTTCCTGATCAGAGCGGTGAAGTTCCTCGCCAAGGAGCACGGCATCAGCCAGTTCCTCGACATCGGCACCGGCCTGCCCACCATGCAGAACACCCACGAGGTGGCCCAAAGCGTCACGCCCACAGCCAAAATCGTCTACGTCGACAACGATCCGCTGGTGCTGACCCACGCCCGCGCGCTACTGACCAGCACCACCGCCGAGGGCGTCACCACCTATATAGATGCCGACTACCACTACCCCGAGCAGATCATCGCCGACGCGAAGAACGTGCTGAATTTCCAGGAGCCGATCGGCGTCATGTTCATGGGCGTGCTCGGCCACGCTCGCACCTACGAGGACATGCGGCGCATCGTGGACACCGTGATGGCCGCCGTGCCCTCGGGCAGCTATCTGGTCCTGTGGGACGGCACCGACGACAGCAAGGCCTATGTCACGCTCTGCGAGAACTACACCGGAACCGGTGGTACGCCATATATTCCGCGCCCGCAGGAAATGATCCGGGCGGCGTTCGAGGGGCTGGAAATGGTGGAGCCCGGTTTTGTCTCCATCACCGAGTGGCGCGCCGACGCGACCGAGGTCGGTGAGAGCCGGCCGATTTCGGCGTACGGCGGAGTCGCGCGCAAGCCCTGA
- a CDS encoding PucR family transcriptional regulator, producing the protein MTFSALDLTTELPATALEIGGRPASVPLQNTDRVASRMVGYFATCMAPCRTLPGEQLRGDVTKLTRSVLTLAAEMFDRRAVPDAERLTEVREAATQWAREAVPLGTILRAYHEGIRIALGLVTAQAKADDVEELLVATDLMLELLEAITVAVSDAYVEEQHLVAREHQTAAQTLASALLSGRGSSALARQAGMPVAESYHVVALSIPPHPDERDPRVDAEVAARRKLRRLQSGLATVFESRALALLSTKGGTLLVPNVEDAPAPDAPALERLATAAEVPLTATLVTSDTDQIPDAADQAHELLNLVRVGGRSPGLYQMADLAVEYQLTRGGPATRRIATILDPLDAHPELFDTMRAYLGNDMNRQLTARQLYVHPNTVDYRLRRIAQLTSVDLATSAGISQASIALLARDLDRTVARRL; encoded by the coding sequence ATGACCTTCTCCGCGTTGGACCTGACCACCGAACTACCCGCTACGGCACTGGAAATCGGCGGCAGGCCCGCCTCGGTGCCGCTGCAGAACACCGATCGGGTGGCCTCGCGAATGGTCGGCTACTTCGCTACCTGTATGGCGCCGTGCCGCACGCTCCCGGGCGAGCAACTGCGCGGCGATGTCACTAAATTGACACGCAGCGTGCTCACGCTCGCCGCCGAGATGTTCGACCGGCGCGCCGTCCCCGATGCCGAACGCTTGACCGAGGTACGCGAGGCCGCGACCCAATGGGCCAGGGAGGCCGTGCCCCTGGGCACCATTCTGCGTGCCTACCACGAAGGCATTCGGATCGCGCTGGGCCTGGTGACCGCGCAGGCCAAGGCCGACGACGTCGAAGAACTCCTCGTTGCCACCGATCTGATGCTGGAACTGCTCGAAGCCATCACCGTCGCGGTCTCCGACGCCTACGTCGAGGAGCAGCACCTCGTTGCCCGCGAACACCAAACGGCCGCACAGACTCTGGCTTCCGCGCTGCTCAGCGGCCGCGGCAGTTCCGCACTGGCGCGCCAGGCCGGAATGCCGGTCGCCGAGTCGTATCACGTGGTGGCGCTGTCGATTCCGCCGCATCCAGACGAGCGTGATCCGCGCGTCGACGCCGAGGTCGCCGCGCGCCGCAAGCTCCGCCGACTACAGTCGGGGCTGGCCACCGTATTCGAATCGCGGGCCCTGGCACTGCTGTCCACCAAGGGCGGCACCCTGCTCGTCCCGAATGTCGAAGACGCGCCCGCCCCCGACGCCCCGGCGCTGGAGCGACTCGCCACGGCCGCCGAGGTCCCGCTCACCGCCACACTGGTCACCAGTGACACCGATCAGATACCCGACGCCGCCGATCAGGCCCACGAACTGCTGAACCTGGTGCGTGTCGGCGGCCGGTCCCCCGGCCTCTACCAAATGGCCGATCTAGCGGTGGAATACCAGCTGACCCGCGGCGGTCCGGCCACCCGGCGCATCGCCACCATTTTGGATCCGCTGGACGCGCACCCGGAACTCTTCGACACCATGCGCGCCTACCTCGGCAACGATATGAACCGGCAGCTGACCGCGCGCCAGCTCTACGTGCACCCCAACACCGTCGACTACCGGTTGCGGCGCATCGCGCAACTCACCTCCGTCGATCTGGCCACCTCCGCGGGCATCTCGCAGGCTTCCATCGCCCTGCTGGCCCGGGATTTGGACCGCACCGTCGCACGCCGGCTTTAA
- a CDS encoding CBS domain-containing protein — protein sequence MRIAEILRRKGNDVATVTPETTVRALLGILAQHNIGAVVVSPDDSAIAGIVSERDVVRRLHEYGAQVLDSPVSAIMTHEVRTCTPADRVDGLRKTMTEHRIRHLPVIEDGRLIGIVSIGDVVKSAISELATERQQLAEYIQGRY from the coding sequence ATGCGCATAGCGGAGATCTTGCGTCGCAAGGGTAATGACGTCGCCACGGTGACGCCCGAAACCACGGTCCGAGCCTTGCTCGGCATTCTGGCCCAGCACAATATCGGAGCGGTGGTGGTCTCGCCCGACGACTCCGCGATCGCGGGCATCGTCTCCGAACGCGATGTGGTGCGGCGGCTACACGAGTACGGCGCGCAGGTGCTCGACAGCCCGGTGTCGGCCATCATGACCCACGAGGTGCGCACCTGCACGCCCGCCGACCGGGTCGACGGACTGCGGAAGACGATGACCGAGCACCGGATCCGGCATCTGCCCGTGATCGAGGACGGCCGGTTGATCGGCATCGTGAGCATCGGCGACGTGGTCAAGAGCGCGATCTCCGAACTGGCGACCGAACGTCAGCAGTTGGCGGAGTACATCCAGGGCCGGTATTAG
- a CDS encoding pyridoxamine 5'-phosphate oxidase family protein, whose protein sequence is MPLNPAERQEFLAQPHIGALSVDAGPGRGPLTVPIWYQYRPGGELWLVTGAESQKIRALRAAGRFTLMVQRVEPTVRYVSVEGPILRISEMTDEEHREVAARYLPADQVDGYLRAAEAFGAMVTVHMRPEHWLSADLGGDNY, encoded by the coding sequence ATGCCGCTGAACCCAGCAGAACGCCAAGAGTTTCTCGCCCAGCCGCATATCGGGGCGCTGTCGGTCGACGCGGGGCCCGGCCGCGGGCCGCTCACCGTGCCGATCTGGTATCAGTACCGGCCCGGCGGCGAGCTCTGGCTGGTGACCGGCGCGGAATCACAGAAGATTCGAGCCCTGCGCGCCGCGGGCCGCTTCACCCTGATGGTCCAGCGGGTAGAGCCGACTGTGCGCTACGTGTCCGTGGAAGGTCCGATCCTGCGTATCTCGGAGATGACCGACGAGGAGCACCGCGAGGTGGCCGCACGCTACCTGCCCGCCGATCAGGTCGACGGGTACCTGCGGGCGGCCGAGGCGTTCGGCGCCATGGTCACGGTGCACATGCGGCCCGAGCACTGGCTCTCGGCCGACCTGGGCGGCGACAACTACTGA
- a CDS encoding aminotransferase class V-fold PLP-dependent enzyme has product MPPSAPTRAPHIPESVRALFPALAGSSEVYLDSAATTQKPRPVIDTIQGYHASRTANAGRGTYPWATGLSVRLSRVRARAAAFIGARHPDEVVFTGGATAALNAVALSWGLAECTDGDEILYNPRDHASNVYPWHHLRQLLARFGRRIELVGYRTTRTGEADTDDILAKLTPRTRLITTSHLHHVFGGLTTLAELRGRIDPAVLLCFDCSQSGGHLPVDVTELGADFAVFAAHKMFGAPGTGILYCHRRIHDRLLPFLPGGNSGVRLTEAGLTRAGMPELLEGGTHNIPGVLALGTALEVLESFDMAAVAAHNRELTTRLLDGLRRVPGCEFLPGPAYASCAVGYGIVSFTLPGITASDLGFVLSELGFLVRTGLQCRPGDSADTDSVRVSTHIYNTFDEIDRFTACVQTIAEEVS; this is encoded by the coding sequence TTGCCCCCATCCGCGCCCACCCGAGCGCCACACATTCCGGAATCCGTTCGCGCGCTGTTTCCGGCCCTGGCCGGATCCAGCGAGGTCTATCTGGACAGCGCGGCCACCACGCAGAAACCGCGACCGGTGATCGACACCATCCAGGGTTATCACGCCTCCCGCACCGCCAACGCCGGCCGGGGCACCTATCCGTGGGCCACCGGGCTCAGTGTTCGCCTGTCCCGGGTGCGCGCCCGCGCCGCCGCGTTCATCGGGGCGCGGCACCCCGACGAGGTGGTCTTCACCGGCGGCGCCACCGCGGCGCTCAACGCCGTCGCGCTGTCCTGGGGCCTGGCCGAGTGCACCGACGGCGACGAGATCCTTTACAACCCGCGCGATCACGCCTCCAACGTCTACCCCTGGCATCATCTGCGGCAGCTGCTGGCCCGCTTCGGTCGCCGCATCGAACTCGTCGGCTACCGGACCACCCGGACCGGTGAGGCCGACACCGACGATATTCTCGCCAAACTCACCCCCCGCACCCGGCTGATCACCACCAGCCACCTGCATCACGTGTTCGGCGGGCTGACCACCCTGGCGGAACTTCGCGGCCGGATCGATCCGGCGGTGCTGCTGTGTTTCGACTGCAGCCAGAGCGGCGGGCACCTGCCCGTGGACGTCACCGAACTCGGCGCGGACTTCGCGGTGTTCGCCGCGCACAAGATGTTCGGCGCACCCGGCACCGGAATCCTCTACTGCCACCGGAGGATTCACGATCGGCTGCTGCCGTTCCTGCCGGGCGGCAACTCAGGGGTGCGGCTCACCGAGGCCGGGTTGACGCGGGCCGGCATGCCGGAACTACTGGAAGGCGGCACCCACAACATCCCCGGGGTACTCGCGCTCGGCACCGCGCTGGAGGTGCTCGAATCCTTCGACATGGCGGCCGTCGCCGCGCACAACCGCGAGTTGACGACGCGCCTGCTCGACGGATTACGCCGGGTGCCCGGCTGTGAGTTCCTGCCGGGTCCGGCCTACGCCTCCTGTGCCGTCGGGTACGGCATCGTCTCGTTCACCTTGCCCGGAATCACCGCCAGCGATCTGGGTTTCGTGCTGAGCGAGCTCGGTTTCCTGGTGCGCACCGGATTGCAGTGCCGACCCGGTGACAGTGCCGACACCGACTCCGTCCGGGTCAGCACCCACATCTACAACACCTTCGACGAGATCGACCGTTTCACCGCGTGCGTACAGACGATTGCCGAGGAGGTTTCGTGA
- a CDS encoding heavy-metal-associated domain-containing protein, whose product MTTDVPRYDRRAASRILAGLAQPGLFATPLPVPEKLRIEYSGAALRTEPNSHLTYSQRLYLERFMRPCRSYQVTSATHRMTWTDSAGIPNTGHYRADGLGPIMPIAAREAGLVLWHAVAANTELAQRIGALGPREHAILDGTTTDHDPLEIFRVGIEATGRALAQHALLARQTPYRGAAEFAQGMHDSGLFAAVATRWYWELQASTYRRGMIPVTLTAQPDGTVRYTAETVATLRAMKDATIDDAHMVMRRATATEGLTVAEAIAKYHEDLDLISRQYALLPAGTRPACLAAMPHQLDGAHYTLLPLVVDQFITVFDKLSTRCEIVQVASGLDELTADDPASAEDQVFYVPDMNCRHCVRTITGVLENMGIKVVEIDLISKRVVAEFRSPRNRARAFEAIRDGGYNPVADKPAQHTTESAV is encoded by the coding sequence ATGACCACCGATGTGCCGCGCTACGACCGGCGAGCCGCGTCTCGGATCCTGGCCGGCCTGGCCCAGCCCGGACTCTTCGCGACCCCGTTGCCGGTGCCCGAGAAGCTCCGCATCGAATACAGCGGTGCGGCGTTGCGCACCGAGCCGAACAGCCACCTCACCTATTCGCAGCGGCTGTACCTCGAGCGGTTCATGCGCCCGTGCCGTTCGTATCAGGTGACCAGCGCCACCCACCGGATGACCTGGACCGACAGCGCCGGCATCCCCAACACCGGTCACTACCGGGCCGACGGGCTGGGACCGATCATGCCGATCGCCGCCCGGGAGGCGGGATTGGTGTTGTGGCACGCAGTGGCCGCGAATACCGAACTGGCGCAACGTATCGGCGCGCTCGGTCCCCGTGAACACGCGATCCTCGACGGCACCACCACCGATCACGACCCGCTGGAAATCTTCCGCGTGGGCATCGAAGCCACCGGGCGCGCGCTGGCCCAGCACGCACTGCTGGCCCGCCAGACGCCGTATCGCGGTGCGGCCGAATTCGCGCAGGGCATGCATGATTCCGGCCTCTTCGCCGCGGTGGCCACGCGGTGGTACTGGGAACTCCAAGCCTCGACCTATCGCCGCGGCATGATCCCGGTGACTCTCACGGCCCAGCCCGACGGCACCGTGCGCTACACCGCCGAGACCGTAGCGACGCTGCGGGCGATGAAGGACGCGACCATCGACGACGCGCACATGGTCATGCGGCGCGCCACCGCCACCGAGGGACTCACCGTCGCCGAGGCGATCGCCAAGTATCACGAGGACCTCGACCTCATCTCCCGCCAATACGCACTCCTGCCCGCGGGCACCCGCCCCGCCTGCCTGGCCGCGATGCCGCATCAGCTCGACGGCGCGCACTACACCCTGCTGCCGCTGGTGGTCGATCAGTTCATCACGGTGTTCGACAAGCTCTCGACACGCTGCGAAATCGTCCAGGTGGCAAGCGGACTCGACGAGCTCACCGCCGACGACCCGGCCTCGGCGGAAGACCAGGTGTTCTACGTCCCGGACATGAACTGCCGGCACTGCGTCCGCACCATTACGGGGGTGCTGGAGAACATGGGCATCAAGGTCGTGGAGATCGATTTGATCAGCAAGCGCGTGGTGGCCGAGTTCCGCAGTCCGCGCAACCGCGCCCGGGCCTTCGAGGCGATTCGGGACGGCGGCTACAACCCGGTCGCCGACAAGCCCGCGCAGCACACGACGGAATCCGCGGTATGA
- a CDS encoding decarboxylase has translation MSGPPALPAKIHPLVRAFLDTRDALDETLGRFGTPVHLVFPQVYAENLQRLRSVLDRQLPRHRICYAHKVNRSRAFVRTAEHAGAAVDVASPQELASAVGAGFGTMRIEATGPKDEVFLRDLIDCGATINVDNLWELRRITELAGDGARVPVLLRVSGFPGTPVSRFGVPLPHLDRAFHLLTAHRSRITLLGFAFHIDSGEIAERIRAIDACLALIEQAYGHGLTPSVLDIGGGFRQVFTADVHAFDGYVQALRAALLGRGEPMTWAGNTFGYHLADGAIHGTPVFHKYANTVAAHDMLADVLSAPLERHGGRTVAQVAADNMLDLWIEPGKALVDHAGVTVARVVFVKDLAEGTVLVNVDLSRDSVTPADQEVMVDPVLIPAGAPERGSASSPAAAPPGGATVAPLHSAPLLNRDAETGYVGVYFAGRLCLERDMITNHKVWLQERPRPGDLVIFPNTAAYHSDLSAAPASMHPLPAKLAVIQRAGGFQICRDLDYEPHRSSPPASLPAVPGSRIPLRVPPPPSGRQTPRRPTGAP, from the coding sequence ATGAGCGGTCCGCCCGCGCTGCCGGCGAAGATCCACCCGCTGGTCCGCGCCTTCCTCGACACGCGCGACGCCCTCGACGAAACCCTGGGCCGGTTCGGGACCCCTGTGCACCTGGTCTTCCCGCAGGTCTACGCCGAGAATCTGCAGCGTCTTCGCTCGGTACTGGATCGGCAACTGCCCCGGCACCGAATCTGCTACGCGCACAAGGTGAATCGCTCGCGAGCCTTTGTCCGCACCGCCGAGCACGCGGGGGCGGCGGTGGATGTCGCCTCCCCGCAGGAACTCGCCAGCGCGGTCGGCGCCGGGTTCGGGACCATGCGGATCGAGGCGACCGGACCCAAAGACGAGGTGTTCCTCCGTGACCTCATCGATTGTGGCGCCACCATCAACGTCGACAACCTGTGGGAATTGCGGCGCATCACCGAGCTGGCCGGTGATGGCGCGAGAGTGCCGGTGCTGCTGCGGGTTTCGGGTTTCCCCGGGACACCGGTGAGCCGGTTCGGTGTGCCACTCCCGCACCTGGACCGTGCCTTCCATCTGCTGACCGCGCATCGGAGTCGAATTACCCTGCTGGGCTTCGCCTTCCACATCGATTCCGGGGAGATCGCGGAACGAATCCGGGCCATCGACGCCTGCCTGGCACTGATCGAACAGGCTTATGGCCACGGCCTGACGCCGTCCGTGCTCGATATCGGTGGCGGCTTCCGCCAGGTGTTCACCGCCGACGTGCACGCGTTCGACGGCTACGTGCAAGCTCTGCGAGCGGCGCTGCTGGGCCGCGGCGAACCTATGACCTGGGCCGGTAACACCTTCGGCTATCACCTCGCCGATGGCGCGATACACGGCACTCCGGTCTTCCACAAGTACGCCAATACCGTTGCGGCGCACGACATGCTGGCCGACGTGCTGTCCGCGCCACTGGAGCGGCACGGCGGGCGCACAGTGGCCCAGGTCGCCGCCGACAATATGCTCGACCTCTGGATCGAGCCCGGCAAAGCGCTCGTCGACCACGCCGGGGTGACGGTGGCCCGGGTGGTGTTCGTCAAGGATCTCGCCGAGGGCACCGTGCTGGTGAATGTCGACCTGAGCCGGGATTCGGTGACGCCCGCCGATCAGGAGGTCATGGTCGATCCGGTGCTCATTCCGGCCGGTGCACCGGAGCGCGGCTCGGCATCTAGCCCGGCCGCGGCTCCTCCCGGCGGCGCCACCGTCGCTCCGCTCCACTCCGCGCCGCTGCTCAACCGGGATGCCGAAACCGGCTATGTCGGCGTGTATTTCGCGGGCCGACTGTGCCTGGAACGAGACATGATCACCAATCACAAGGTGTGGCTGCAGGAACGGCCCCGCCCGGGCGATCTGGTGATCTTCCCCAATACCGCCGCCTACCACTCGGACCTGTCCGCCGCCCCGGCGTCCATGCATCCGCTGCCCGCCAAACTCGCGGTCATACAGCGGGCGGGCGGTTTTCAGATTTGCCGCGACCTCGACTACGAACCACACCGCAGCTCCCCACCGGCTTCGCTCCCTGCCGTCCCAGGAAGCCGGATTCCCCTGCGGGTACCGCCACCGCCGAGCGGACGGCAGACGCCACGACGGCCCACCGGTGCCCCGTAA
- a CDS encoding pyridoxal-phosphate dependent enzyme, whose protein sequence is MPYNHITELIGNTPLLRLDPAVHRLTGVELYAKLESHNPFGSVKDRVAWAMIRDELDRLGAQGQRLIEASSGNTAKALRVLGALHGIGLRAVTNRIKVAEVRDLLQLLGTDIVELPGLSECPDPTTPNDVYSVIAATMAAEPGVYHHLSQYTNEKNVEAHCLGTGREIHEDLAADGIARVDYLVGGLGTTGSSRGAATYLRKHNPELRSVAVVSERSDFIPGIRSETEMWDVGLFQPDFYDRIVTVEASRAVDATLELVRGYGVLAGPTSGAAYAAALETLGALEVPERDGPIIAVVIVCDRLEPYLSYIKKRRPELFGRTDRRPPVTAAELAAAPSLSPDELADLDGTGRPVIVDTRGAMAYRIGHVPGALNIRDDQLDDMLAHGMPFPRSRPLVFVCPVGEVSRRFAVLARRDGYDAATLEGGVTAWRDSGLPLERGV, encoded by the coding sequence ATGCCCTACAACCACATCACCGAGCTGATCGGTAACACGCCACTGTTGCGGCTGGACCCCGCCGTGCATCGGCTCACGGGCGTCGAGCTGTACGCGAAACTGGAGTCGCACAACCCCTTCGGCTCGGTCAAGGACCGCGTCGCCTGGGCCATGATCCGCGACGAACTGGACCGGCTCGGCGCGCAGGGACAGCGCCTCATCGAGGCTTCCAGCGGCAATACCGCCAAAGCGCTACGAGTTCTCGGCGCGCTGCACGGGATCGGGCTGCGGGCGGTGACCAACCGGATCAAGGTCGCCGAAGTTCGTGATCTGCTGCAACTGCTCGGCACCGACATCGTGGAACTTCCCGGGCTGTCCGAGTGCCCGGATCCGACCACACCCAATGACGTCTACTCGGTGATCGCCGCCACCATGGCGGCGGAACCGGGCGTCTATCACCATCTCTCGCAGTACACCAACGAGAAGAACGTGGAGGCGCACTGCCTGGGTACCGGTCGCGAGATCCACGAGGATCTCGCCGCCGACGGCATCGCTCGCGTCGACTATCTCGTCGGCGGCCTGGGCACCACCGGCTCCAGCCGCGGCGCGGCCACCTACCTGCGCAAGCACAATCCCGAATTGCGCAGCGTCGCCGTGGTTTCCGAGCGTTCGGACTTCATACCGGGGATTCGCTCGGAAACCGAGATGTGGGATGTCGGCTTGTTCCAGCCCGATTTCTACGACCGCATCGTCACCGTCGAGGCGAGCCGGGCGGTGGACGCGACTCTCGAACTGGTGCGTGGGTACGGCGTGCTGGCCGGTCCGACGAGCGGCGCCGCATACGCCGCGGCGCTGGAAACACTGGGCGCACTGGAAGTTCCGGAGCGCGACGGACCGATCATCGCGGTCGTGATCGTTTGTGATCGGCTCGAGCCGTATCTGTCCTACATCAAGAAACGCCGTCCGGAACTGTTCGGGCGCACCGACCGCCGACCGCCCGTCACCGCCGCGGAACTGGCCGCGGCGCCGAGCCTGTCCCCAGACGAACTCGCGGACCTCGACGGTACCGGCCGCCCCGTCATCGTCGATACCCGCGGCGCGATGGCGTACCGGATCGGGCACGTCCCCGGCGCGTTGAACATTCGCGACGATCAACTGGACGACATGCTCGCCCACGGTATGCCATTTCCGCGCTCACGTCCGCTGGTGTTCGTCTGCCCTGTCGGCGAAGTGTCGCGTCGCTTCGCCGTGCTCGCCCGGCGCGACGGCTACGACGCGGCGACCCTCGAGGGCGGCGTCACCGCCTGGCGCGATAGCGGTCTGCCCTTGGAACGTGGTGTGTAG
- a CDS encoding TetR/AcrR family transcriptional regulator, protein MQTGQESADGGPRIWGGTTLNERREARRATLLEAALDLIGESGAAGVTMRAVCRRANLTDRYFYESFGSRDELLDVLYRQVADEFLGPMTTFAEANDPARDRELSDVLVDKVLEDPRKSRLFLVEPYSSTGLGQTTIAVMPAFTRLIQDHLFAYIEDPTRRRLAAVTMASGNAGMFSAWLSGSLRATREQIVDHIVATITVYRAIYT, encoded by the coding sequence GTGCAAACAGGCCAGGAATCAGCCGACGGCGGCCCCCGCATCTGGGGCGGGACGACGCTCAACGAGCGACGGGAGGCGCGGCGCGCCACGTTGCTGGAAGCCGCGCTGGACCTGATCGGCGAGTCCGGCGCCGCCGGAGTGACGATGCGCGCGGTGTGCCGCCGCGCCAACCTCACCGACCGCTACTTCTACGAGAGTTTCGGCAGCCGCGACGAACTCCTGGACGTGCTCTACCGTCAGGTCGCGGACGAATTCCTCGGTCCGATGACCACTTTCGCCGAGGCCAACGATCCGGCCCGGGACCGTGAGCTCTCCGACGTGCTGGTCGACAAGGTGCTCGAGGACCCGCGCAAATCCCGGTTGTTCCTGGTCGAGCCGTACTCCAGCACCGGCCTGGGCCAGACCACCATCGCGGTCATGCCAGCCTTCACCCGGCTGATCCAGGATCACCTGTTCGCCTACATCGAGGATCCGACGCGCCGCCGCCTGGCCGCGGTCACCATGGCCAGTGGCAACGCGGGCATGTTCTCCGCCTGGTTGAGCGGGTCGCTGCGGGCCACCCGCGAGCAGATCGTCGATCACATCGTCGCGACCATCACGGTCTATCGCGCGATCTACACATAA